The following proteins are encoded in a genomic region of Apium graveolens cultivar Ventura unplaced genomic scaffold, ASM990537v1 ctg5394, whole genome shotgun sequence:
- the LOC141702640 gene encoding uncharacterized protein LOC141702640: MDLVRNRDGGGDSGSNLGRRVSREGQRSTNVYFRVGTLNVGSLTGKFLELVDMLKKKKVDVICIQETKWKGSSTKEANRFKLWYSGVGNTRNGVGILISSLLKENIVEVSRVSDRIMKIKLVVNEEIVNFVSVYAPHIGLSELARKIF, translated from the coding sequence ATGGATTTGGTAAGAAATAGGGATGGTGGTGGTGATAGTGGTAGTAATTTAGGGAGAAGAGTTTCTCGGGAGGGGCAAAGGTCAACTAATGTCTATTTTCGAGTAGGTACGCTGAATGTAGGTTCTCTGACCGGGAAATTTTTAGAACTTGTGGATATGTTAAAGAAAAAAAAGGTAGATGTGATTTGCATTCAGGAAACTAAGTGGAAGGGTAGTAGTACTAAGGAAGCTAACAGGTTTAAATTGTGGTATTCAGGGGTTGGTAATACAAGGAATGGTGTGGGTATTTTGATAAGTTCTCTCTTGAAGGAGAATATAGTAGAAGTGAGTAGAGTCAGTGATAGGATTATGAAGATTAAACTCGTAGTTAATGAAGAGATCGTTAATTTTGTAAGTGTGTATGCACCCCATATTGGTTTGAGTGAGTTAGCGAGAAAGATTTTTTGA